One genomic window of Trichlorobacter lovleyi includes the following:
- a CDS encoding glycosyltransferase family 1 protein: MDFSKLLHKFTVVPSLSDELAPLQRIAYNLWWSWDPDAIALFKRLDIDLWNATRHNPVEMLGILQQTTLESLKQDEGFMAHLQMVDEKLTAYLSEKSWFQKEYNGDAELKTAYFSMEFGLHESLAVYSGGLGILAGDHLKSASDLGLPLVGVGLLYRQGYFRQYLNNEGWQQEIYPENDFYNLPLILERDQQGRPFEVELEFGPRHFKAHIWRVQVGRVPLYLLDTNLEENSPEDRLITSQLYGGNQEMRMLQEILLGIGGVRALRALRIIPNVCHMNEGHAAFLALERIRLVMEKRKISFSEAREVTRAGNIFTTHTPVEAGIDHFPTEMLDKYFTKYIRSFNLSRDEFLGLGRQNPADQYESFCMAVLALKLAGHANGVSQLHGEVSRSMWKNLWPELPEEQLPLSSITNGVHTRTWMSGQMGSLLVRYLGTRWLDDPTDHNVWRRIGKIPDAEIWRTRQSTRERLVDFARCRLKEQLKKVGATAKEIATADEVLDPEVLTIGFARRFATYKRGTLLMRDLDRLDRILNNADRPVQIIFAGKAHPHDTEGKELIRQIVQVSHQERFRHRIVFIEDYDMEVARHLVQGVDVWLNTPRRPMEASGTSGMKVAFNAGLNLSILDGWWCEGYQGNNGWAIGKGEVYADLEYQNQVESGALYDLLEKEVVPLYYQRGGDGIPRDWVSMMKASMQSLCPVFSTDRMVEEYAQLSYIPSYRQWTRLEANDLGLAKELAAWKKRVFGGWNQVGIEATEAKLSDSVAVGSSLPVSVTVRLGGLKPDEVAVEGYFGVLDNQGVIRGGEIVPLAVTETLENGRYRFAGDLECRFCGRYGFMVRVMPRHGELGLIYEPGYLIWG, encoded by the coding sequence ATGGATTTCTCCAAACTGCTCCACAAATTCACCGTTGTCCCCTCCCTGTCCGATGAGCTGGCCCCGCTGCAGCGGATTGCCTACAACCTCTGGTGGTCCTGGGACCCGGATGCGATTGCCCTGTTCAAACGGCTGGATATTGACCTCTGGAACGCCACCCGCCACAACCCGGTGGAGATGCTGGGAATCCTGCAACAGACAACGCTTGAATCCCTGAAGCAGGATGAAGGGTTCATGGCCCATCTGCAGATGGTGGACGAGAAACTGACCGCCTATCTGTCGGAGAAGTCCTGGTTCCAGAAGGAGTACAACGGCGATGCCGAGCTGAAGACCGCCTATTTTTCCATGGAGTTTGGCCTGCATGAGTCTCTGGCGGTCTATTCCGGCGGCTTGGGGATTCTGGCCGGCGATCACCTTAAATCGGCCTCTGACCTGGGCTTGCCGCTGGTGGGGGTGGGGCTGCTGTATCGCCAGGGCTATTTCCGCCAGTATCTGAATAACGAGGGCTGGCAGCAGGAAATCTATCCTGAAAATGACTTCTACAACCTGCCGCTGATTCTGGAGCGGGATCAGCAGGGCCGTCCGTTTGAGGTGGAGCTGGAGTTCGGTCCACGCCACTTCAAGGCCCATATCTGGCGGGTGCAGGTGGGACGGGTGCCACTCTACCTGCTGGATACCAACCTGGAGGAGAACAGCCCTGAAGACCGCCTGATTACCTCGCAACTGTACGGCGGTAATCAGGAAATGCGGATGCTGCAGGAGATCCTGCTGGGGATCGGCGGGGTGCGTGCCCTGCGTGCCCTGCGGATCATCCCCAATGTCTGCCACATGAATGAAGGCCATGCCGCCTTCCTGGCCCTGGAGCGGATCAGGCTGGTGATGGAGAAACGCAAGATCAGCTTTAGCGAGGCCCGTGAGGTGACCAGGGCGGGTAACATCTTTACCACCCATACCCCGGTTGAGGCCGGGATCGACCACTTCCCCACCGAGATGCTGGATAAGTACTTCACTAAATATATCAGGTCATTCAACCTTTCGCGGGACGAATTTCTGGGGCTGGGACGTCAGAATCCGGCAGACCAGTACGAGAGCTTCTGTATGGCGGTGCTGGCCCTGAAACTGGCAGGCCATGCCAATGGTGTCAGCCAGCTGCATGGCGAGGTTTCCCGCAGCATGTGGAAGAATCTCTGGCCGGAACTGCCGGAAGAGCAGTTGCCGCTCAGCTCCATTACCAACGGGGTCCATACCCGCACCTGGATGTCAGGCCAGATGGGCAGTCTGCTGGTACGCTACCTGGGTACCCGCTGGCTGGATGACCCGACCGATCACAATGTCTGGCGCAGGATCGGTAAGATACCGGATGCCGAGATCTGGCGTACCCGCCAGAGCACCCGCGAACGGTTGGTGGATTTTGCCCGTTGCCGCCTGAAGGAACAGTTGAAAAAGGTGGGGGCTACCGCCAAGGAGATCGCCACCGCTGATGAGGTGCTGGACCCTGAGGTGTTGACCATCGGCTTTGCCCGACGCTTTGCCACCTACAAGCGGGGCACCCTGCTGATGCGGGATCTGGATCGTCTGGACCGGATTTTGAACAATGCTGATCGTCCGGTACAGATCATCTTTGCCGGCAAGGCCCACCCCCATGACACCGAGGGCAAGGAGCTGATCCGTCAGATCGTACAGGTCTCCCATCAGGAGCGCTTCCGGCACCGGATCGTCTTTATTGAGGATTATGATATGGAGGTGGCCCGTCATCTGGTGCAGGGGGTGGATGTCTGGCTGAACACACCCCGTCGCCCGATGGAGGCCAGCGGTACCAGCGGTATGAAGGTTGCCTTTAATGCGGGCCTGAACCTTTCCATTCTGGATGGCTGGTGGTGTGAGGGCTATCAGGGCAATAACGGCTGGGCCATCGGTAAAGGTGAGGTCTACGCTGATCTGGAATACCAGAATCAGGTGGAGAGTGGCGCTTTGTATGACCTGCTGGAAAAAGAAGTGGTGCCGCTCTACTATCAGCGCGGCGGTGATGGTATCCCCAGGGATTGGGTCAGCATGATGAAGGCCTCGATGCAGTCGCTCTGTCCGGTCTTTTCAACCGACCGGATGGTTGAGGAGTATGCCCAGCTCTCCTATATCCCTTCCTATCGGCAATGGACGCGGCTTGAGGCCAATGATCTCGGGCTTGCCAAGGAACTGGCAGCCTGGAAGAAGCGGGTCTTCGGAGGCTGGAATCAGGTCGGAATTGAGGCCACCGAGGCAAAGCTAAGCGATTCGGTGGCAGTGGGCAGCAGCCTGCCGGTCAGTGTTACCGTCAGACTGGGTGGCCTGAAGCCGGATGAAGTGGCAGTGGAAGGCTACTTCGGTGTCCTTGATAATCAGGGGGTGATCCGTGGTGGCGAGATTGTTCCGTTGGCAGTGACGGAAACCTTGGAGAACGGCCGCTACCGCTTTGCCGGAGATCTCGAATGCCGCTTTTGCGGACGCTACGGCTTCATGGTGCGGGTGATGCCGAGACATGGGGAGCTGGGGCTGATCTACGAGCCGGGCTATCTGATCTGGGGATAA
- the dapF gene encoding diaminopimelate epimerase, with protein MKFTKMHGAGNDYVYVDCFKETVDNPAETAIKVSNRNFGIGSDGLILIMPSDKADVRMRMFNSDGSESEMCGNGIRCVAKYAYDHGIVTRTEITAETGAGILTLQLFPNAANKVERVRVNMGPPRLSREEIPMNGTPVAQVVAEELTVLDKTFKITCVSMGNPHCIIYVDDVDNFPVATYGPLIENHQLFPRRTNVEFIQIISRTEVKQRTWERGAGETLACGTGASAVCVAGVLNNLTDRKILNHLAGGDLELEWVENGPVFMTGPATEVFNGEITL; from the coding sequence ATGAAGTTTACCAAGATGCATGGTGCTGGCAACGACTACGTGTATGTGGACTGTTTCAAGGAGACCGTGGATAATCCCGCTGAAACAGCGATCAAGGTTTCCAACCGCAATTTCGGGATCGGCTCTGACGGCCTGATCCTGATCATGCCCAGCGATAAGGCCGATGTACGGATGCGGATGTTCAACAGCGACGGCTCCGAGTCGGAGATGTGCGGCAACGGCATCCGCTGCGTGGCAAAGTATGCCTATGACCACGGCATTGTGACCAGGACCGAGATTACGGCTGAGACCGGTGCCGGTATCCTGACCCTGCAACTGTTCCCCAATGCCGCCAACAAGGTGGAGCGGGTGCGGGTCAACATGGGGCCGCCACGGCTTTCCCGTGAAGAGATCCCGATGAACGGTACTCCGGTCGCCCAGGTGGTGGCTGAAGAGCTGACCGTGCTGGACAAGACCTTCAAGATCACCTGCGTTTCCATGGGTAACCCCCACTGCATTATCTATGTCGATGATGTGGACAACTTTCCGGTGGCCACCTATGGTCCCTTGATCGAGAACCATCAGCTGTTTCCCCGTCGTACCAACGTGGAGTTCATTCAGATCATCTCCCGTACTGAAGTCAAGCAGCGCACCTGGGAGCGCGGCGCAGGTGAGACCCTGGCTTGCGGTACCGGTGCCAGTGCCGTCTGCGTGGCAGGTGTACTGAACAACCTGACCGACCGCAAGATCCTGAACCATCTGGCGGGCGGTGATCTGGAGCTGGAATGGGTTGAGAATGGCCCTGTCTTTATGACCGGTCCGGCAACTGAAGTGTTTAATGGTGAGATTACGTTGTAG
- a CDS encoding gamma carbonic anhydrase family protein: protein MIRPFKGITPQIDPSAFIAETAVVLGEVSIGAQASLWYNVVARGDVNFISIGDRSNIQDLTMLHVTHKKHADDPGAPLVIGNDVTVGHSVTLHGCTLKDGCFIGMQAMVMDKAVVGEGALVGARALVTEGTIIPPHTLWVGAPAKYKRDLTPDEIAWLKKSADNYVRYSREFLEDGLGVPLAPPSV, encoded by the coding sequence ATGATCCGTCCCTTCAAGGGTATCACCCCTCAAATCGACCCTTCCGCCTTTATTGCCGAGACCGCCGTGGTACTTGGAGAAGTCAGCATCGGGGCCCAGGCCAGCCTCTGGTACAACGTGGTGGCCCGCGGCGATGTCAACTTTATCAGTATTGGCGACCGCAGCAACATCCAGGACCTGACCATGCTGCATGTCACCCACAAGAAGCATGCCGATGATCCCGGTGCGCCGCTGGTTATTGGCAACGATGTCACCGTGGGCCATTCGGTCACCCTGCATGGCTGCACCCTGAAAGACGGCTGCTTTATCGGCATGCAGGCGATGGTGATGGACAAGGCAGTGGTGGGAGAAGGGGCCCTGGTGGGTGCCCGGGCACTGGTCACCGAGGGGACCATTATCCCGCCCCACACCCTCTGGGTTGGCGCTCCGGCCAAATACAAGCGTGATCTGACACCGGACGAGATCGCCTGGTTGAAGAAGTCTGCCGACAACTATGTGCGCTATTCACGGGAGTTTCTGGAGGATGGTCTGGGAGTGCCGCTTGCGCCCCCATCTGTTTGA
- a CDS encoding 2-isopropylmalate synthase: MAKAKQAAKDETRVIKIFDTTLRDGEQAPGNSMNIDEKLRFAKQLQKLNVDVIEAGFPIASEGDFEAVKKVAQTIKGPEIAGLCRSNLKDIDRAWEALKYAGEKGRIHTFIATSDIHMKYKLQMEPAQVLEAAVKAVKRAAGYTPNVEFSCEDAVRTQLPFLAQVVEAVIAAGATTVNIPDTVGYTVPFEYFNIIKYLKDNVPNIEKAVISVHCHNDLGLSVANSIAAIQAGAGQVECTINGIGERAGNCSLEEFVMILRTRRDILPFVTGIATEQLTPASRLLTNITGISVQPNKSVVGANAFAHEAGIHQHGMLMDKSTYEIMTPESVGLTASALVLGKHSGRHAFKKRLEELGHDLDDEMLNRAFERFKALADLKKEVFDEDLDAIVTDESREEDQYKLEHITVTCGSFAVATATVQMEIDGKPVRTAELGDGPVDSAFKAIRKLTKTKAKLTQYNVGSITGGTDAQGEVTVRVEEGGHTVVGKGASTDIIVASAKAYIHALNRLHCKQKRLMDAV; encoded by the coding sequence ATGGCAAAGGCCAAGCAGGCAGCAAAGGACGAGACACGGGTAATCAAAATTTTTGACACTACGTTGCGGGATGGCGAGCAGGCACCGGGCAACAGCATGAATATTGACGAAAAGCTGCGTTTTGCCAAGCAATTGCAGAAACTGAACGTAGACGTGATTGAGGCCGGCTTCCCGATCGCTTCGGAAGGTGACTTCGAGGCGGTCAAGAAGGTGGCGCAGACCATCAAGGGACCTGAGATTGCCGGTCTGTGTCGCTCTAACCTGAAGGATATTGACCGGGCCTGGGAGGCGCTGAAGTACGCCGGCGAAAAAGGACGGATCCACACCTTCATCGCCACCTCGGACATCCATATGAAGTACAAGCTGCAGATGGAGCCGGCGCAAGTGCTGGAGGCGGCTGTCAAGGCGGTCAAGCGGGCAGCAGGGTACACCCCCAACGTGGAATTTTCCTGTGAGGATGCGGTGCGGACCCAGTTGCCGTTCCTGGCCCAGGTGGTTGAGGCGGTAATCGCTGCCGGTGCCACCACGGTCAACATCCCGGATACGGTCGGTTACACGGTGCCGTTTGAGTACTTCAATATCATCAAGTACCTGAAGGATAACGTGCCCAACATTGAAAAGGCCGTAATCTCGGTCCACTGCCATAATGACCTGGGACTGTCGGTGGCCAACTCCATTGCAGCCATACAGGCTGGCGCCGGTCAGGTGGAATGCACCATCAACGGCATCGGTGAGCGGGCCGGCAACTGTTCGCTGGAAGAGTTCGTCATGATCCTGCGGACCCGCCGCGACATCCTGCCCTTTGTCACCGGCATCGCCACGGAGCAACTGACCCCGGCCAGCCGCCTGCTGACAAACATCACCGGCATCTCGGTGCAGCCCAACAAATCGGTGGTCGGCGCCAACGCCTTTGCCCATGAGGCCGGCATTCACCAGCACGGCATGCTGATGGACAAATCCACCTATGAGATCATGACCCCCGAATCAGTCGGCCTGACCGCCAGCGCCCTGGTACTTGGCAAGCACTCCGGCCGTCACGCCTTTAAAAAGCGGTTGGAGGAGCTGGGGCATGACCTGGACGACGAGATGCTGAACCGGGCCTTTGAGCGTTTCAAGGCCTTGGCTGACCTGAAAAAAGAGGTCTTTGATGAAGACCTGGATGCGATTGTCACCGACGAATCACGGGAAGAGGACCAGTACAAGCTGGAGCATATTACGGTAACCTGCGGTTCCTTTGCCGTGGCCACGGCCACGGTACAGATGGAGATCGACGGCAAACCGGTTCGCACCGCTGAACTGGGAGACGGACCGGTTGACTCGGCCTTCAAGGCGATCCGCAAGCTGACCAAGACCAAGGCCAAGCTGACTCAGTACAACGTCGGCTCGATCACCGGCGGCACCGATGCCCAGGGCGAGGTAACCGTCCGGGTGGAAGAAGGCGGTCATACCGTGGTGGGCAAAGGGGCCTCAACGGATATCATCGTGGCCTCGGCCAAGGCCTACATCCATGCCCTGAACCGGTTGCACTGCAAGCAGAAGCGTTTGATGGACGCCGTTTGA
- a CDS encoding GPMC system transcriptional regulator: MPQDELLQALRVKIDGYGKENQTELLYVLAEGVRLISGVDLVRIYLEDLISGALTCAFASGPDGAELREVAFPIITQDAVVSRVFVSQYPADFRSGDGGAGTLDGAVAGRFNIASSSYLPLVSRGRSIGVLCIDSRHGDLVLSGKIKSRLAEFILQLAERLDEARSYHQQVQLARRLEESKKREAAGQMVRSAVRLVEKVALASVLTPLVSGDGSAALEVLACYAEDPALQMQYDRLGAILLEPGASLISRYVDVQAIIRDDRLLKPLFINDLTRHDLQKRELTEQMSLRSLYVVPRFDPHSHRVICLVNYFCREEYRFSEFEMGLLQGHAEMLASVVSGVGGEHLEIRVLSEITDLLNQGDAALQPFLTKVLAKATELIGADTGSIALVEERDGRRWLVVEDEQGTLVGAKNKEWLKRYIPPFLVGGVELAPEERSLTGYVAWSQQPKIIGSVDEERTGEGFHRSMSDLLKSEIAVPVVCDGEVIAVICLNSLRYSYFTEEHRRILQIIGSLTARHLSDLQRIEGLQGEVQRLTTDVGYKDPHVSSYRLGNIIGVSPTSQAVIDFINTVSQPLFNRVTLWSKNVMQEATIGLPSILITGPTGSGKEFFFNNLYNTLNSLYRLQLNPQGELPVKKTNIAAYSGELTYSELFGHKKGAFTGASSDRRGILEECMGGVVFLDEIGDADPKTQVQLLRFLDNGGFVRLGENMERFSRVLLVAATNRDLPAEIAAGRFREDLYHRLAELSIRLPSLNERREDIPDLAVHFLGKLYRTYRGQHDPEDPPALAADAKSELVQHQYEGNIRELRSILLRAMFFRRGNVIGGESIRQAIKGVGLGSVASAGDGRELANHLADTIIEKIRQGGNFWQDLYEPFTRNDISRDVVRLVVEKSRAFAGRQLPAVARNLRALTDGMSDDEQRKMLYKFKNFLYKTVRL, translated from the coding sequence ATGCCACAAGATGAGTTGCTGCAGGCGTTACGTGTAAAGATTGACGGCTATGGCAAGGAAAACCAGACAGAGCTGCTCTATGTGCTGGCTGAAGGGGTCAGGCTGATTTCCGGGGTTGATCTGGTCAGGATCTATCTTGAAGACCTGATCTCGGGTGCCTTGACCTGTGCCTTTGCCAGTGGGCCTGACGGTGCTGAACTGCGGGAGGTGGCTTTTCCGATTATTACGCAAGACGCCGTGGTGTCACGGGTCTTTGTCAGCCAGTACCCTGCCGACTTCCGTAGCGGCGACGGCGGGGCCGGAACACTTGATGGTGCGGTTGCCGGCCGCTTCAATATTGCATCCAGCAGCTACCTGCCCCTTGTCAGCCGTGGCCGCTCCATCGGCGTGCTGTGCATCGACAGCCGGCATGGCGACCTGGTGCTGTCCGGCAAGATCAAATCCCGTCTGGCAGAATTTATCCTGCAGCTGGCTGAGCGGCTGGATGAGGCCCGCAGTTACCATCAGCAGGTGCAGCTGGCCCGGCGGCTTGAGGAGTCAAAAAAACGGGAGGCAGCCGGACAGATGGTCCGTTCTGCAGTACGCCTGGTGGAAAAGGTTGCCCTGGCTTCGGTGCTGACCCCGCTGGTCTCCGGTGATGGCTCTGCTGCCTTGGAGGTCCTGGCCTGCTATGCTGAAGATCCAGCCCTGCAGATGCAGTATGACCGTCTGGGGGCGATCCTGCTGGAACCCGGTGCATCGCTGATCTCCCGCTATGTTGATGTGCAGGCCATCATCAGAGACGACCGGTTGCTTAAGCCGCTCTTTATCAATGACCTGACCCGCCATGATCTGCAGAAGCGTGAGCTGACCGAACAGATGTCGCTGCGCAGCCTCTATGTGGTGCCCCGTTTTGATCCCCACAGTCACCGGGTGATCTGTCTGGTCAACTATTTCTGCCGTGAAGAATACCGCTTCTCAGAGTTTGAGATGGGGCTCCTGCAGGGGCATGCCGAGATGCTTGCCAGTGTGGTCAGCGGGGTTGGTGGCGAACATCTGGAGATCCGGGTCCTGTCCGAGATCACCGACCTGCTGAATCAAGGTGATGCGGCCCTGCAGCCGTTTTTGACCAAGGTGCTGGCCAAGGCCACCGAGTTGATCGGTGCCGACACCGGCAGCATTGCCCTGGTCGAAGAACGGGATGGCCGGCGCTGGCTGGTGGTGGAGGATGAGCAGGGGACGCTTGTCGGAGCCAAAAACAAGGAGTGGCTGAAGCGCTATATCCCGCCTTTTCTTGTGGGGGGCGTCGAGCTGGCCCCTGAAGAGCGCAGCCTGACCGGCTATGTGGCCTGGAGCCAGCAGCCCAAGATCATCGGTAGTGTGGATGAAGAGCGGACCGGTGAGGGATTTCACCGCTCCATGAGCGATCTGCTGAAGAGCGAGATTGCGGTGCCGGTGGTCTGCGACGGTGAAGTGATTGCGGTCATCTGCCTTAACTCGTTGCGTTACAGCTATTTTACCGAGGAACACCGTCGCATCCTGCAGATTATCGGATCGCTGACGGCCCGCCATCTCTCCGACCTGCAGCGGATCGAGGGGCTGCAGGGAGAGGTGCAGCGCCTGACCACCGATGTCGGCTACAAGGATCCCCATGTCTCCTCCTACCGTCTGGGGAACATCATCGGGGTCAGCCCCACCTCCCAGGCGGTGATTGATTTTATCAATACGGTGTCCCAACCGCTCTTTAACCGGGTTACGCTCTGGAGCAAGAATGTGATGCAGGAGGCCACCATCGGCCTGCCGTCGATTCTGATTACCGGACCGACCGGTTCAGGCAAGGAGTTTTTCTTCAACAACCTCTATAACACGCTCAACTCGCTGTACCGGTTGCAGCTGAATCCCCAAGGTGAGTTGCCCGTAAAAAAGACCAATATCGCGGCCTACAGTGGAGAACTGACCTATTCAGAGCTGTTTGGACATAAAAAGGGGGCCTTTACCGGTGCCTCCAGTGACCGGCGCGGCATCCTGGAAGAGTGTATGGGAGGGGTGGTCTTTCTGGATGAGATCGGTGATGCCGACCCAAAGACCCAGGTACAACTGCTGCGCTTTCTGGATAATGGCGGATTCGTCCGGCTGGGAGAGAACATGGAGCGTTTCAGCCGGGTGCTGTTGGTGGCAGCCACCAACAGGGATCTGCCGGCCGAGATCGCAGCAGGCCGTTTCCGGGAGGATCTCTATCACCGTCTGGCAGAACTCTCGATCCGCCTGCCGTCCCTGAATGAGCGGCGGGAGGATATTCCTGACCTGGCGGTGCACTTTCTGGGCAAGCTCTACCGTACCTATCGAGGACAGCATGACCCTGAGGATCCGCCGGCATTGGCAGCAGACGCCAAATCAGAGCTGGTGCAGCACCAGTATGAGGGTAACATCCGGGAACTGCGTTCAATCCTGCTGCGGGCCATGTTCTTCAGGCGTGGGAATGTGATCGGCGGGGAATCGATCCGGCAGGCGATCAAGGGGGTCGGACTGGGTAGTGTGGCCTCGGCCGGTGATGGACGGGAGCTGGCAAACCATCTGGCTGACACGATTATCGAGAAGATCCGTCAGGGGGGTAACTTCTGGCAGGATCTGTACGAACCGTTTACTCGTAATGACATCTCACGTGATGTGGTCAGGCTGGTGGTGGAGAAGAGTCGCGCCTTTGCCGGTCGTCAGCTGCCGGCAGTGGCACGTAATCTGAGGGCTTTGACAGACGGCATGAGCGATGATGAGCAACGCAAGATGCTGTATAAATTCAAAAACTTCCTCTACAAGACAGTACGGCTGTAG
- a CDS encoding bifunctional diguanylate cyclase/phosphodiesterase, whose protein sequence is MPDTSIPYKQVFSAIPAPVIMLDTQGHFAFANKAAYQILPSCIPLNDGASCIPPDWLATEIDAFLYHAKEEHTFEHCLPADTGHRHIQFTLTRLDQDKRQNGILITLHDISRHKRAEQALRLSEERYRMLVEHQSDLVVRVDIEGKLQFASPSFCMLFGIDEEQLVGRELCPIINSSGQAVMKEAMQRLDCHPKSCYHEICSQTLDGLRWIGWAMKGVVDEKGHIEAIVGIGRDITDRKKAEQEILQLAHYDTLTGLPNRSLLQDRLSQALSLANRGNVTLAVLFLDLDRFKHVNDAFGHQIGDLLLQEVSRRLKDCVRATDTVSRIGGDEFVIILTNLIKCSQAGSIAAKIISSMSRLFQLGGHELYSGTSIGIALYPTDGNDVDTLLKHADMAMYQAKESGRGTFKFFSPEHNEKMLQRMQLEQALRRAIEHQELSLDYQPQIDSATGSINGLEALLRWQHPQLGLLLPGLFITIAEETGLIIPLGEWVLRTACRQARAWQRAGYHRLRIAVNISPRQFQQRGLIPMIDAILQETGCDPRGLELELTETTLMDSPKEATALLKALKRRGISLAIDDFGTGYSSLSHLKHFPIDRLKIDRSFVNDLTRSREDSAIVEAIIAMAHRLGLEVVAEGVEHPDQHVILSDWGCKTCQGFLYSRAVPADEATALLASAQYSIGITSALTPLAKPADD, encoded by the coding sequence ATGCCCGACACCAGCATACCCTACAAGCAGGTTTTTTCAGCAATCCCGGCGCCGGTGATTATGCTGGACACCCAGGGCCACTTTGCCTTTGCCAACAAGGCGGCCTATCAGATTCTCCCCTCCTGCATTCCCCTCAACGACGGGGCAAGCTGCATTCCGCCGGACTGGCTTGCCACTGAAATTGATGCATTCCTGTATCACGCCAAAGAAGAACATACGTTCGAGCATTGTCTGCCAGCCGACACGGGGCATCGCCATATCCAGTTCACCCTGACCCGGCTGGACCAGGACAAGCGCCAGAACGGCATCCTGATTACACTCCACGACATCAGCCGACACAAGCGGGCCGAGCAGGCCCTGCGCCTAAGCGAAGAACGGTACCGCATGCTGGTTGAACATCAGAGTGATCTGGTTGTCAGGGTTGATATCGAAGGCAAGTTGCAGTTTGCCAGCCCCTCCTTCTGCATGCTGTTCGGCATTGACGAAGAACAGCTGGTGGGGCGGGAGCTCTGCCCGATCATCAACAGCAGCGGTCAGGCGGTTATGAAAGAGGCCATGCAGCGCCTGGACTGCCATCCCAAGTCCTGTTATCACGAAATCTGCTCCCAGACCCTGGATGGTCTCCGCTGGATCGGCTGGGCCATGAAGGGGGTGGTGGATGAAAAGGGCCATATAGAGGCCATTGTCGGTATCGGACGTGACATTACCGACCGCAAAAAGGCCGAGCAGGAGATACTCCAGCTTGCCCATTACGACACCCTGACCGGCCTGCCTAACCGCAGCCTGCTCCAGGACCGCTTGTCCCAGGCCCTTTCGCTGGCCAACCGGGGCAATGTCACCCTGGCGGTACTCTTTCTGGACCTGGACCGTTTTAAGCATGTCAATGACGCCTTTGGTCACCAGATTGGCGACCTGCTGCTGCAGGAGGTGAGCCGCCGCCTGAAAGATTGCGTGCGTGCCACCGACACGGTATCCCGAATCGGCGGCGATGAGTTTGTGATCATCCTGACCAATCTGATCAAGTGCAGCCAGGCCGGATCAATAGCCGCCAAGATCATCAGCTCCATGAGTCGCCTCTTTCAGCTGGGAGGTCATGAACTGTACAGCGGCACCAGCATCGGCATTGCCCTCTACCCGACAGACGGCAATGATGTTGACACCCTGCTGAAGCATGCCGATATGGCCATGTACCAGGCCAAAGAGAGTGGCCGGGGCACCTTCAAGTTCTTTTCTCCGGAACACAACGAGAAAATGCTGCAGCGTATGCAGCTTGAACAGGCATTACGCCGGGCAATTGAGCATCAGGAGCTGTCCCTTGACTACCAGCCACAGATCGACAGTGCAACCGGCAGCATCAACGGCCTTGAAGCCTTGCTGCGCTGGCAGCACCCCCAGCTGGGGCTGTTACTGCCGGGACTGTTCATCACCATTGCAGAGGAAACCGGACTGATCATCCCGTTGGGGGAATGGGTATTACGGACCGCCTGCAGGCAGGCACGGGCCTGGCAGCGGGCCGGCTACCACCGGTTGCGGATAGCGGTCAACATCTCTCCCCGCCAGTTCCAGCAGCGGGGCCTGATACCGATGATCGACGCAATCCTGCAGGAAACCGGCTGCGATCCGCGCGGGCTGGAACTTGAACTGACCGAGACCACCCTGATGGACAGCCCCAAGGAAGCGACTGCCCTGCTGAAGGCGTTGAAACGCCGCGGGATCAGCCTGGCTATTGACGATTTCGGCACCGGCTATTCATCGCTCAGCCACCTCAAGCACTTTCCGATTGACCGGCTCAAGATTGACCGGTCCTTCGTCAATGACCTGACCCGCAGCCGCGAGGATAGCGCCATTGTCGAGGCAATCATCGCCATGGCCCACCGGTTGGGGCTGGAGGTGGTGGCCGAAGGCGTGGAACACCCTGATCAACATGTCATACTCAGCGACTGGGGCTGCAAAACATGCCAGGGCTTTCTCTACAGCAGGGCCGTTCCAGCCGACGAGGCGACGGCGTTACTGGCCTCGGCTCAGTATTCCATAGGGATCACAAGTGCTTTGACGCCTCTGGCAAAACCAGCAGACGATTGA